Proteins encoded within one genomic window of Mesorhizobium sp. B2-1-8:
- a CDS encoding DUF6119 family protein: protein MPKHKTTRTLNLRLLRKGRTPETAFSASFAPDEERALEQRPWDGVEGASLYIGQVYANPPRWTGFLQGGSADLPTDMLTSGAGAVLFVPVKDRMAAVCFGHVHIALNDDAFERQFGLKVTLNTVPRGNLRTLDLATPDAVTFQKRVQASKDSDLQEFGVDMLRDLARVAGGTPTNPAFARFIAGKDALSITCAVEPGDIQAKCAEIVEAYGKIDYRKEFSWIDNMRVVREKDLIAHLDARLFQAIADLRAGKASDLHMAPPEIVNYTEGSELHYNGFGSHGTTFHSLSIEDYIAELERCDFDGEMADVKDKHRIKAKGEDEEEFSEKWRLYDCFVFETSLGAGATEKHYVLFAGDWYCVEKQFKKQIDDFFDAAEKVTIIGATTCKNEEALIADTHANRADLLKLDQEKINPAGVRYGNLEPCDFFSGNKEFIHLKDGHSSGPISHLWSQGVVSAEALVSDADFRKKLRSKVRSFGRGFEAHLPKSGEKLVRDDYKVVFGIMRKPYADGSLGLPFFSKVSFQTAALRIQQFGIPVAIELIEKPASDAADEDGGDE, encoded by the coding sequence TTGCCTAAGCACAAGACCACTCGCACCCTTAACCTGCGGCTTCTGCGGAAGGGGCGGACACCGGAAACGGCTTTTTCGGCCAGCTTCGCCCCGGACGAGGAGCGTGCGCTTGAGCAGCGTCCTTGGGACGGGGTTGAGGGGGCGTCTCTTTATATCGGCCAGGTGTACGCCAACCCTCCGAGATGGACCGGTTTTCTTCAGGGAGGAAGCGCCGATCTGCCGACTGATATGCTTACCAGCGGTGCGGGCGCAGTTCTGTTTGTACCGGTGAAAGACCGGATGGCGGCGGTGTGTTTCGGACATGTCCATATCGCGCTGAATGACGATGCCTTCGAGCGCCAGTTTGGCCTGAAAGTCACGCTGAACACGGTGCCGCGTGGGAACTTGCGAACGCTTGACCTGGCGACACCGGATGCCGTGACGTTTCAAAAACGCGTTCAGGCCAGTAAGGACAGCGACCTGCAGGAATTCGGCGTCGATATGCTGCGTGACCTGGCGCGGGTTGCCGGTGGGACGCCGACGAATCCTGCCTTTGCGCGGTTTATTGCGGGTAAGGACGCTCTGTCGATCACATGCGCGGTCGAGCCTGGAGACATTCAGGCCAAATGCGCGGAGATTGTCGAAGCGTATGGAAAAATCGACTACCGCAAGGAGTTCTCCTGGATCGACAATATGCGCGTCGTTCGCGAGAAGGATCTAATCGCGCACTTGGACGCCAGGCTCTTTCAGGCCATTGCTGATCTTCGCGCTGGCAAGGCATCTGACCTGCACATGGCGCCGCCGGAAATTGTCAACTACACCGAAGGCAGCGAGCTTCACTACAACGGCTTCGGCAGCCACGGAACAACGTTCCACAGCCTCTCAATTGAGGACTACATCGCCGAACTTGAGCGGTGCGACTTTGATGGCGAAATGGCCGATGTCAAAGACAAGCACCGCATCAAAGCCAAGGGAGAGGACGAGGAGGAGTTCTCCGAGAAGTGGCGTCTCTACGACTGCTTCGTATTCGAGACGTCGTTGGGCGCTGGAGCGACGGAGAAGCACTACGTCCTCTTTGCCGGGGATTGGTATTGCGTCGAAAAGCAATTCAAAAAGCAAATTGACGATTTTTTCGATGCCGCCGAGAAGGTCACCATCATCGGTGCTACGACCTGCAAGAATGAAGAGGCGCTGATCGCGGATACGCATGCTAATCGCGCCGATCTGCTGAAGCTTGACCAGGAAAAGATCAATCCCGCCGGAGTCCGCTATGGGAATCTGGAACCGTGCGACTTCTTTTCGGGCAATAAGGAATTCATCCACCTGAAGGATGGGCATTCCTCGGGACCAATCAGTCACCTGTGGTCTCAGGGCGTCGTCAGCGCTGAAGCGCTGGTGAGCGATGCCGATTTCAGAAAAAAGCTGCGGTCCAAGGTCCGGAGCTTCGGCAGGGGCTTTGAGGCGCACCTTCCGAAAAGCGGCGAGAAACTTGTCCGCGACGACTACAAGGTCGTTTTCGGAATTATGAGAAAACCGTACGCCGACGGCTCCCTCGGCCTCCCTTTTTTCAGCAAGGTAAGTTTTCAGACCGCCGCCCTGCGCATCCAGCAATTCGGCATCCCGGTTGCGATCGAACTGATCGAAAAGCCTGCATCTGATGCGGCCGACGAAGATGGGGGCGATGAATGA
- a CDS encoding type I restriction-modification system subunit M: MTDQLTQQQVNQTAWAACDTFRGVVDAGQYKDYILVMLFLKYISDNWNDHLESYRKQFGGDETRIRRRLERERFVLPEGASFYDLYAKRNEANIGELINIALERIEDANRAKLEGVFRNIDFNSESNLGRVKDRNRRLKNVLEDFAKPALDLRPSRVTEDIIGECYIYLISRFASDAGKKAGEFYTPVAVSRLLAKLAAPKAGDTICDPACGSGSLLIRAAEEVGSDNFALFGQEVNGATWALSRMNMFLHAKDSARIEWCDTLNSPTLIEGDHLIKFDVVVANPPFSLDKWGAEHAANDQYNRFWRGVPPKSKGDYGFITHMIEIAKRQSGRVAVIVPHGVLFRGGAEGAIRKKLIEENLLDAVVGLPANLFTTTGIPVAILVFDRSREEGGENAARKDVLFIDASKEFTPGKTQNVMDSAHTNKILEVYRSRSVIERYSHLADTGELALNDYNLNIPRYVDTFEADEEIDVALLQREINQIENELVEVRGRMSGHLKELGVDV; encoded by the coding sequence ATGACCGATCAGCTTACCCAGCAACAAGTGAATCAGACCGCATGGGCGGCCTGCGACACATTCCGAGGCGTCGTCGATGCCGGGCAGTACAAGGACTACATCCTGGTGATGCTGTTCCTGAAGTATATTTCCGACAACTGGAATGACCATCTGGAGTCATATCGCAAGCAGTTTGGTGGTGACGAAACCCGCATTCGCCGTCGGCTGGAACGCGAGCGGTTTGTTCTGCCCGAGGGCGCGAGCTTTTACGACCTGTATGCGAAGCGCAACGAAGCCAATATCGGCGAGCTTATCAATATCGCATTGGAGCGGATCGAGGACGCCAACCGCGCCAAGTTGGAAGGTGTGTTCCGGAACATCGATTTCAACTCAGAATCCAATCTCGGCCGGGTGAAAGACCGGAACCGCCGGCTCAAGAATGTTCTTGAGGATTTCGCGAAGCCTGCCCTCGACTTGCGGCCCTCACGGGTCACCGAAGACATCATCGGCGAGTGCTACATCTATCTGATTTCACGCTTTGCATCGGATGCAGGAAAGAAGGCAGGCGAATTCTATACGCCTGTTGCCGTGTCTCGCTTGCTGGCGAAATTGGCGGCACCCAAAGCTGGAGACACAATCTGCGATCCGGCCTGTGGCTCCGGTTCGCTTTTGATCCGCGCTGCGGAAGAGGTGGGTTCGGATAATTTCGCGCTGTTCGGGCAGGAGGTTAATGGCGCGACATGGGCACTCTCGCGCATGAATATGTTTCTGCACGCCAAGGACTCTGCGCGCATTGAGTGGTGCGACACATTGAACAGCCCAACGCTCATCGAAGGCGACCACTTGATAAAGTTCGATGTTGTCGTCGCTAACCCACCATTCTCTCTGGACAAGTGGGGTGCAGAGCACGCAGCGAACGACCAGTACAACCGCTTCTGGCGGGGGGTTCCGCCGAAGTCGAAAGGTGACTACGGATTCATCACCCACATGATTGAAATAGCCAAGCGGCAGAGCGGGCGGGTCGCCGTCATTGTTCCGCATGGCGTGCTGTTCCGTGGTGGCGCAGAAGGTGCGATCCGCAAGAAACTGATCGAGGAAAACCTTCTCGACGCTGTCGTGGGCCTGCCGGCTAACCTGTTCACTACAACGGGCATTCCTGTGGCCATACTTGTGTTTGATCGCTCGCGCGAAGAAGGCGGGGAGAATGCCGCGCGTAAGGACGTACTCTTCATCGACGCGAGCAAGGAGTTTACGCCGGGTAAGACCCAGAACGTGATGGACAGCGCGCATACAAACAAAATTTTGGAGGTTTACCGTAGTAGATCGGTGATCGAAAGATATTCGCATCTCGCCGACACAGGCGAACTAGCGCTGAATGACTACAACCTCAACATCCCGCGCTATGTCGATACCTTTGAAGCTGACGAAGAAATCGATGTCGCCCTACTGCAAAGAGAGATCAATCAAATCGAAAATGAACTTGTAGAGGTGCGCGGCCGCATGTCCGGACATCTGAAGGAGCTTGGCGTAGATGTCTAA
- a CDS encoding type IV toxin-antitoxin system AbiEi family antitoxin, which yields MSAPREERLKRVLEAVPAGFIVDAHWLDAHGVSRFLTRKYIESGWLQRLARGVFRRPAPQSVPLDWQTCLLSLQHIMNHKVHAGGTTALGLQGYRHYLPLGSPAPVWLYGNDIPSWLPRLQLDAPLTTRSLSLFGEPTLGLADNKSGSTATLPWGWALRLSSPERAILEALEELPANESFHNLDLVFEGLTTLSPRRLATLLQSCSSIKVKRLFFVFADRHKHAWRERLNTDDFNLGTGDRALVKGGRIHPRYRIMVPPEFAETPKGAADGP from the coding sequence ATGAGCGCACCACGCGAAGAAAGGCTAAAGAGAGTCCTCGAAGCCGTCCCGGCCGGCTTTATCGTGGATGCCCATTGGCTGGACGCCCATGGCGTCAGCCGTTTCCTGACGCGCAAATATATAGAAAGCGGCTGGCTGCAGCGCCTCGCACGCGGTGTTTTTCGCCGTCCGGCACCGCAATCGGTCCCCCTCGACTGGCAGACCTGTCTGCTCTCTCTCCAGCACATCATGAACCACAAGGTGCACGCTGGCGGCACTACGGCCCTCGGCCTGCAGGGCTACCGCCATTATCTTCCACTCGGCAGCCCCGCCCCTGTCTGGCTCTACGGCAACGACATCCCCAGCTGGCTACCGCGCCTTCAACTGGACGCGCCGCTCACAACACGCAGTCTCTCGCTGTTCGGCGAACCGACCCTCGGTCTTGCCGACAACAAATCCGGCAGCACTGCAACGCTGCCCTGGGGCTGGGCGCTCCGCCTGTCCTCGCCCGAACGCGCAATCCTGGAAGCGCTCGAAGAACTGCCTGCGAACGAAAGCTTCCACAATCTCGATTTGGTGTTTGAGGGACTCACCACGCTGAGTCCCCGCCGCCTTGCCACCTTGCTGCAGAGTTGCAGCAGCATCAAGGTGAAGCGCCTGTTCTTCGTGTTCGCCGACCGTCACAAACATGCCTGGCGCGAGCGTCTCAATACTGACGATTTCAATCTGGGAACAGGCGACCGCGCCCTTGTGAAAGGGGGAAGGATACATCCTCGCTATCGCATCATGGTTCCGCCAGAGTTCGCCGAAACGCCAAAAGGAGCTGCCGATGGCCCGTGA
- a CDS encoding restriction endonuclease subunit S, which translates to MAMRQISEIQMGFTARERLEASASGTPILQLRDLQPDGTVNASQIIKCELGSVAPRYLVSDGDIVFRSRGDKNTAATVEGLESASVAVLPLVIIRPDGALVDPRYLAWFINSDWAQGYFDKAAQGTKLRMISRGDLENLPVDLPDLATQRRIVEVDALAAEERRLTLRLLEIRQRLLTSTLRSLARNDQRSGPGNKQNHQ; encoded by the coding sequence ATGGCGATGCGCCAGATTTCAGAGATACAGATGGGGTTCACCGCCCGGGAGCGGCTTGAGGCTAGCGCTTCCGGTACGCCCATCTTACAGTTGCGCGATCTGCAACCGGACGGAACAGTGAATGCCTCGCAGATAATCAAATGCGAGTTGGGCAGTGTGGCTCCCCGCTACCTTGTCAGCGACGGAGATATCGTCTTCCGCTCACGCGGAGACAAAAACACGGCCGCCACCGTGGAAGGGTTGGAATCAGCGTCCGTCGCCGTTCTGCCGCTGGTCATTATCCGTCCTGACGGCGCGCTCGTAGACCCGCGCTACCTCGCCTGGTTCATCAATTCCGATTGGGCTCAGGGATATTTCGACAAGGCGGCACAGGGCACAAAACTGCGGATGATCTCGCGCGGCGACCTTGAAAACCTGCCGGTCGATCTCCCCGATCTCGCGACGCAGCGCAGGATCGTAGAAGTGGATGCGCTCGCCGCCGAAGAGCGCCGGCTCACGCTGCGCTTACTGGAAATCCGGCAGCGGCTACTAACATCGACGCTTCGCAGCCTCGCCCGGAATGACCAGCGAAGCGGCCCCGGCAACAAACAGAATCACCAATAA
- a CDS encoding restriction endonuclease subunit S encodes MSKHESILQTDEARAVQEASRAIPSGWTQCSFADLVDFRNGMNFTQASRGKKIKVIGVGDFLDNEVLSDFSNTKSTTLNGEINEDDLLVNNDLLFVRSNGNKALIGRCVLVQDVSEPLSFSGFTIRARVKTEDVDHSYLSKLVRSPMFKEHLHRLGGGSSISNLNQDILAKFVFELPPIHEQRKIADILRAWDAALEKTSQLIELRRRQYLGLRDQIIDWKSAKRSSIQDFLSPVSRPVEKPDGPYRALSVRSHGKGSYTREVENPDSVDMDTLFVARAGDIIVNITFAWEGAIALVPTEQDNCLVSHRFPTFVPIAGKASSRYLRHVLTTPRFFYLLGLVSPGGAGRNRVLNKKDFLELEVPFPSYERQEIIARVLDDTEIAINAEVKYRDALASQKRGLMKKLLTGEWRVREAAFA; translated from the coding sequence ATGTCTAAACATGAATCGATTCTGCAAACGGACGAAGCCCGCGCCGTGCAGGAGGCCTCCCGCGCGATACCTAGCGGCTGGACGCAATGCAGTTTTGCTGACCTTGTCGATTTTCGCAATGGCATGAACTTCACGCAGGCGTCTAGGGGGAAAAAGATCAAGGTAATCGGTGTCGGAGATTTTCTGGACAATGAAGTTTTGTCCGATTTTTCAAATACGAAAAGCACGACGTTGAACGGAGAAATAAATGAGGATGATCTTCTAGTTAACAATGATCTATTGTTTGTCCGATCTAACGGCAACAAGGCACTGATTGGGCGATGTGTTTTGGTCCAGGATGTATCCGAGCCGTTGTCATTCTCAGGATTTACAATTCGCGCTCGGGTCAAAACCGAGGATGTTGACCACAGTTATTTGTCGAAGCTGGTGCGCTCCCCTATGTTCAAGGAACACTTGCATCGTCTAGGGGGTGGATCAAGTATAAGCAATTTAAATCAGGACATCTTGGCGAAGTTTGTGTTCGAACTTCCTCCAATTCACGAGCAGCGCAAGATAGCGGACATATTGCGGGCGTGGGACGCGGCACTGGAGAAAACATCGCAGTTGATTGAGCTTCGCCGGAGGCAATATCTCGGGCTTCGCGATCAAATAATCGATTGGAAATCGGCAAAAAGGTCGAGCATTCAGGACTTCTTGTCACCCGTCTCGCGACCGGTTGAGAAGCCCGATGGTCCGTATCGCGCGCTTAGTGTCCGCAGTCACGGCAAAGGCTCGTACACACGTGAGGTTGAGAATCCTGATTCGGTCGACATGGACACCCTTTTTGTGGCCCGGGCAGGCGATATCATCGTCAACATTACATTTGCCTGGGAGGGTGCAATTGCGTTGGTTCCCACCGAGCAGGACAATTGCTTGGTGTCACATCGCTTCCCCACATTTGTTCCAATAGCGGGAAAAGCAAGCTCACGGTACTTGCGGCATGTTCTGACTACACCGCGTTTTTTCTATTTATTGGGCTTGGTGTCACCTGGAGGCGCAGGACGGAACCGCGTTCTAAATAAGAAAGACTTTCTTGAACTGGAGGTGCCGTTTCCTTCCTACGAACGTCAGGAGATTATTGCGCGCGTCTTAGATGACACTGAGATAGCTATCAATGCGGAGGTCAAATACCGAGACGCGCTCGCCTCCCAAAAGCGCGGATTGATGAAGAAACTTCTCACCGGCGAGTGGCGCGTTCGGGAGGCGGCCTTTGCCTAA
- a CDS encoding SIR2 family protein — protein sequence MSGNAEAVSVLGQLLRPSDDPPPLLLLGAGASFRSGVPMAAESVKQIARRVYSEQVLKGARPPERVRPTEWEVWLQAFPWFIQGNDRLAENFPLVVEHLLRPAEFRKRVILDILKPVNGISRGYKVVSELVMRGLINTIFTTNFDTCLVDALKERQPHIRHIHEVNRGPGDFAQFNVFNKCQVVWLHGRAEQYADKNATDEIGALDPALTDLIRPLTHGAPLIVVGFRGSEPSIMDGVFGQNTEGRLDFPRGVYWCIRHGETPHPHVEALARRLGPNFRLLQIDGFDELFDELDNEVAGQERYSARPEDSAPAEHLAAYDERIVPGASIDDLDLDLALSVLREYCVKLKRAPITSESLTTLMKEQGLIIPGDGGLGITAGALLLFGKSTQQFFPHAVVAVTEAGKKREVYDGNLIGQHKQLLAKIESGDVNPVLKVKKQRQHDERPAYPPRALVELLVNMLVHRDYAIHEPATIEIRPGAEIVFSNPGGLTQRLAGRLTLDNDGRFNPTETLTDTRNPSLCDVFFGLSAMEREGTGLIEVRDLMGASGGGTAFYHRHGCFEAIVERATSAAGSDTVARSDVPTGIYILNVLPFSVLPERVSIVQLRKPLRERPAGFDLSECGTFVDRGTELWSFVPLPLLLTILGPMADEASSAWIPRSEIEADPDQRRVLSWLLRKHWERYVSGFADQGLMLEEGKRKNRAYFQGRDGQSRTFVWNSPQRRNIKRDVAKKRGDGPKTWFENEGFSFEIVELGGQWCVRIKPFYMFTGRNGKTPLPSFTRTAKATSRMKFDRNKNVEADLLFWSRLLGKSAETINIGNRHVDDLILESSFLTVEVPEIGLVKDDVKDQDRMPA from the coding sequence ATGAGTGGCAACGCCGAAGCTGTCAGTGTGCTTGGTCAACTATTGAGGCCGTCGGACGACCCGCCGCCGCTTCTGTTGCTCGGAGCGGGTGCATCGTTTCGCTCAGGCGTCCCTATGGCGGCAGAGTCCGTCAAGCAGATCGCGCGCCGTGTTTACTCTGAGCAGGTCCTAAAAGGCGCACGGCCGCCTGAGCGCGTTAGGCCGACAGAATGGGAAGTTTGGCTGCAAGCGTTTCCGTGGTTCATTCAGGGCAACGACCGGCTTGCAGAGAATTTCCCCCTGGTCGTTGAGCACCTGCTCCGGCCCGCTGAATTCCGCAAGCGCGTCATTCTCGACATTCTGAAACCGGTTAACGGGATCAGCCGAGGCTACAAGGTCGTGTCGGAACTGGTGATGCGCGGCCTCATCAACACGATTTTCACAACGAATTTCGACACGTGTCTGGTGGACGCCCTAAAGGAGCGGCAGCCGCATATCCGTCACATACACGAAGTCAACCGCGGGCCGGGTGACTTTGCCCAGTTCAACGTCTTCAACAAATGCCAGGTAGTCTGGCTTCACGGACGCGCCGAACAATATGCCGACAAGAATGCCACTGACGAAATTGGCGCACTTGATCCCGCGCTCACGGACCTCATCCGTCCCCTCACGCACGGTGCGCCTCTTATTGTCGTCGGCTTCCGTGGCTCAGAGCCATCCATCATGGACGGTGTGTTCGGGCAGAACACCGAAGGCCGTCTCGATTTTCCGCGCGGCGTCTACTGGTGCATTCGGCACGGTGAAACCCCGCACCCGCATGTTGAAGCACTGGCCCGTCGGCTCGGTCCGAATTTCCGGCTGCTGCAAATCGATGGTTTTGACGAGCTCTTTGATGAACTGGACAATGAGGTCGCTGGCCAGGAACGGTATTCCGCCCGCCCGGAGGATTCCGCTCCGGCAGAGCATCTGGCGGCCTATGATGAACGCATCGTTCCCGGGGCGTCGATCGACGATCTCGACCTCGACCTCGCGCTCTCGGTCCTGCGCGAATATTGCGTGAAACTGAAACGCGCGCCCATTACCAGTGAGTCCCTCACGACCCTGATGAAAGAACAGGGTCTGATAATCCCGGGTGACGGCGGCCTCGGCATTACGGCGGGCGCCTTGCTTCTATTTGGCAAGAGCACGCAGCAATTCTTCCCCCATGCCGTTGTGGCGGTGACCGAGGCTGGGAAGAAGCGGGAGGTCTATGACGGCAACCTCATCGGCCAGCATAAGCAACTGCTTGCCAAGATCGAGTCAGGTGACGTCAATCCCGTTCTCAAGGTGAAGAAGCAGCGGCAGCATGATGAGCGGCCAGCCTATCCCCCGCGCGCGCTTGTCGAGCTGCTGGTCAACATGCTCGTGCATCGGGACTATGCCATACATGAGCCTGCGACGATCGAAATCCGGCCGGGTGCCGAGATCGTCTTCAGCAATCCCGGCGGCCTGACCCAGAGGCTGGCGGGACGCTTGACGCTTGATAACGATGGCCGGTTCAACCCGACCGAGACCCTCACCGACACCCGAAATCCCTCATTGTGCGATGTGTTCTTCGGCCTCAGCGCGATGGAGCGAGAGGGCACCGGCCTTATTGAAGTCAGGGACCTGATGGGTGCGTCTGGCGGGGGAACGGCGTTCTATCACCGTCACGGATGCTTTGAAGCCATCGTCGAGCGCGCCACGAGCGCTGCGGGTTCAGATACGGTAGCGCGGTCGGATGTGCCAACTGGCATCTATATCCTGAACGTACTTCCGTTCAGCGTGCTGCCCGAACGAGTATCGATCGTCCAGCTTCGAAAGCCCTTGCGCGAACGCCCGGCGGGTTTCGACCTGTCGGAGTGCGGGACCTTCGTCGATCGTGGCACCGAGCTTTGGAGTTTTGTGCCCTTGCCGCTGCTCCTGACCATCCTCGGACCGATGGCCGACGAAGCATCGAGTGCCTGGATTCCCCGTTCGGAGATCGAAGCCGACCCTGACCAGCGCCGTGTGTTGTCATGGCTTTTGCGAAAGCACTGGGAACGCTACGTCAGCGGGTTTGCGGATCAGGGTCTGATGCTTGAGGAAGGAAAGCGAAAGAACCGCGCCTACTTCCAGGGGCGAGACGGGCAAAGCAGGACGTTTGTCTGGAATAGTCCGCAGCGCCGGAACATCAAGCGCGACGTTGCCAAAAAGCGGGGCGACGGCCCAAAGACATGGTTCGAAAATGAAGGGTTTTCCTTCGAGATTGTAGAGCTAGGCGGGCAGTGGTGTGTCCGGATAAAGCCCTTCTACATGTTCACGGGCCGTAACGGCAAAACGCCATTGCCGTCATTCACGCGCACGGCGAAGGCAACCAGCCGTATGAAGTTTGACCGCAACAAGAATGTCGAGGCCGACCTTCTGTTCTGGAGCCGGCTCTTGGGCAAGAGCGCGGAAACGATCAACATTGGAAACCGGCATGTCGACGATCTGATCCTGGAATCGTCGTTCCTAACGGTAGAGGTGCCCGAGATCGGGCTCGTGAAAGATGACGTTAAAGATCAAGATCGAATGCCTGCCTGA
- a CDS encoding DUF2813 domain-containing protein: protein MAGNVVLLGENRVGKSNLLFAIQLILDLTLPDSARQLKLTDFWDGGPADHTAPIEVHLEISDFATDMALTASYRKLGNDRYRCHTIEHSKLSRDGEISLGFCCIGEAPPDFQAGYAGSIPVTRSTF from the coding sequence CTGGCCGGCAATGTCGTGCTGCTCGGAGAGAACCGGGTCGGCAAGAGCAATCTGCTCTTCGCCATCCAGCTCATCCTCGATCTGACCCTGCCCGATTCGGCACGGCAACTGAAGCTCACCGATTTCTGGGATGGCGGGCCGGCCGACCATACCGCGCCCATCGAGGTGCATCTGGAAATCTCCGATTTCGCCACGGACATGGCGCTGACCGCTTCGTATAGGAAACTTGGAAACGATCGATATCGCTGCCATACAATTGAACACTCTAAATTGTCACGAGACGGCGAGATCTCTCTCGGATTTTGCTGCATAGGAGAGGCACCCCCAGACTTCCAAGCTGGCTATGCGGGTTCGATTCCCGTCACCCGCTCCACATTTTGA